A section of the Pimelobacter simplex genome encodes:
- a CDS encoding DUF2306 domain-containing protein → MTATLPTREPTRSPRNRGWWGWFALSSLAITVLAVGPYLTASLAQLSADDHGVASNYVDRPAFLQGALYVHAGAAGLALLLSPLQFAARIRRRNPRLHRTIGKVVLAAIAIAGVAGLVLSFVNEAGLIGVFGFGGLAVVWLVSATQAYRAARRRDFGAHRRWAIRTFALTYAGVTLRLQTILFVTLQVAFGADAGAAFDRAYYVVTFSCWVPNLLVAEWYLRRERRAR, encoded by the coding sequence ATGACCGCCACGCTCCCCACCCGCGAGCCCACCAGAAGCCCCAGGAACAGGGGGTGGTGGGGCTGGTTCGCCCTCAGCTCACTGGCGATCACGGTCCTCGCCGTCGGCCCCTACCTCACCGCCTCGCTTGCGCAGCTCAGCGCCGACGACCACGGCGTCGCGAGCAACTACGTCGACCGCCCGGCGTTCCTCCAGGGCGCGCTCTACGTCCACGCCGGCGCCGCCGGACTGGCGCTGTTGCTGTCCCCACTCCAGTTCGCAGCCCGCATCCGACGCCGCAACCCCCGCCTCCACCGCACCATCGGCAAGGTCGTTCTCGCCGCGATTGCGATCGCGGGCGTCGCGGGGCTGGTGCTGTCGTTCGTCAACGAGGCCGGGCTGATCGGGGTCTTCGGGTTCGGGGGGCTCGCGGTCGTCTGGCTGGTCAGCGCGACCCAGGCCTACCGGGCCGCGCGGCGTCGCGACTTCGGCGCCCACCGGCGCTGGGCGATCCGCACCTTCGCCCTGACGTACGCCGGCGTGACCCTGCGGTTGCAGACGATCTTGTTCGTCACGCTCCAGGTCGCGTTCGGCGCCGACGCGGGGGCCGCCTTCGACCGCGCCTACTACGTCGTGACGTTCTCGTGCTGGGTGCCGAACCTGCTCGTCGCCGAGTGGTACCTGCGGCGGGAGCGCCGTGCCAGGTGA
- a CDS encoding sensor histidine kinase — MRDALGRLLPLLAAAYAAVALTDLLGDGTRSAGEVAVGVAGTLVLSATMVVAPRVPLTALLIAGATITVESATHADVAISPAATLVSIFVVGRLADRRRAVVGLVVAIVSVLGYYAFSPPGSPAELVATLAAYGGFWGVAYAWARRDEEAERARRADRALLLAELRTQMARDLHDIIGHTLNVVVVHAGAARLSIDAAPETSRDLLRQIEGVGSDALADLDDAISMLGEASAEGELRPTTVGIGDLPELVRRFAGSGVVVSLDLDPAAADLAAGRTGREVYRIVQEALTNALKHATPCAATVTVRRDAAAHLVVTVQDDGPGPGPGWTEGRGLGGIRERAARLGGTVEVGPGPEGGFRVLARIPRATGGSAS; from the coding sequence GTGCGTGACGCCCTGGGTCGCCTGCTCCCGCTGCTGGCTGCGGCCTATGCGGCGGTCGCGCTGACCGACCTGCTCGGCGACGGGACCCGGTCCGCCGGTGAGGTCGCGGTGGGCGTCGCGGGCACGCTGGTGCTGAGCGCGACCATGGTCGTCGCGCCCCGCGTGCCCCTGACCGCGTTGCTCATCGCCGGTGCGACGATCACCGTCGAGTCCGCGACGCACGCCGACGTCGCGATCTCGCCGGCCGCGACGCTGGTGAGCATCTTCGTGGTGGGCCGGCTCGCGGACCGACGGCGTGCGGTGGTCGGGCTGGTGGTGGCGATCGTCAGCGTGCTGGGCTACTACGCCTTCAGCCCGCCGGGGTCGCCGGCCGAGCTCGTCGCGACACTGGCGGCGTACGGCGGGTTCTGGGGCGTCGCCTATGCCTGGGCCCGGCGCGACGAGGAGGCGGAGCGGGCCCGCCGGGCGGACCGGGCGCTGCTGCTGGCCGAGCTGCGCACCCAGATGGCGCGCGACCTGCACGACATCATCGGGCACACGCTCAATGTGGTCGTGGTGCACGCCGGCGCGGCCCGGCTCTCGATCGATGCAGCTCCGGAGACCAGCCGCGACCTGCTGCGCCAGATCGAGGGCGTCGGCAGCGACGCGCTCGCCGACCTCGACGACGCGATCAGCATGCTGGGGGAGGCGTCCGCCGAGGGCGAGCTGCGGCCGACCACGGTGGGCATCGGCGACCTGCCCGAGCTCGTCCGGCGCTTCGCCGGCTCCGGGGTGGTCGTCAGCCTCGACCTCGACCCGGCGGCCGCGGACCTCGCCGCGGGCCGGACCGGCCGCGAGGTCTACCGGATCGTCCAGGAGGCGCTCACCAACGCGCTCAAGCACGCGACGCCGTGCGCCGCCACGGTGACCGTACGACGCGACGCCGCCGCGCACCTCGTCGTCACCGTCCAGGACGACGGCCCCGGCCCTGGGCCCGGCTGGACCGAGGGCCGCGGGCTCGGCGGGATCCGCGAGCGCGCGGCCCGGCTCGGCGGCACCGTCGAGGTCGGGCCGGGCCCCGAGGGCGGCTTCCGGGTCCTCGCCAGGATCCCGCGGGCCACGGGAGGATCGGCGTCATGA